A portion of the Marinobacter alexandrii genome contains these proteins:
- the tatC gene encoding twin-arginine translocase subunit TatC, producing the protein MPLDQIPDDKEMSFLDHLEELRWHIIRSLIAIVIFAIAAFIAKDFVVGTVILGPSRTDFWTYTKLCELADLIRTPALCIDTLSFELVSRKLSSQFMTHVSVSFIVGLIIGFPYLFWEIWRFIRPGLHPKERKASRGATFSVSVLFILGVLFGYFVIAPISVRFFATYQVDPSLQNLFDLSSYISTVTMIVFGSGILFQLPVIVYFLTKAGIVSSSLMKSYRKHAIIVILILGAVITPPDPFSQVLIALPLMLLYQLGIVIAKRIEKRESKQNTET; encoded by the coding sequence TCCTGGACCATCTCGAAGAGTTAAGATGGCACATTATTCGTTCATTGATCGCCATAGTGATTTTTGCTATTGCTGCTTTTATCGCAAAGGATTTTGTAGTAGGCACAGTAATATTAGGTCCGTCCAGAACTGATTTTTGGACATATACTAAGCTTTGCGAACTAGCAGACTTAATTCGAACGCCTGCCTTATGTATTGACACGCTTTCATTTGAACTTGTAAGTAGGAAACTCAGCAGTCAGTTTATGACTCATGTGTCAGTCTCCTTTATTGTGGGTTTGATTATTGGTTTTCCATATTTATTCTGGGAAATTTGGCGTTTTATCAGGCCAGGATTGCATCCAAAAGAACGAAAAGCTTCAAGAGGAGCTACGTTTTCGGTAAGCGTGTTGTTCATTTTGGGAGTACTATTCGGCTATTTTGTTATTGCACCTATTTCAGTCAGGTTTTTTGCTACCTATCAAGTAGACCCATCACTTCAAAATCTATTTGACCTCTCATCCTACATTAGCACAGTCACAATGATAGTTTTTGGAAGCGGTATTTTATTCCAACTTCCAGTAATCGTCTATTTTTTGACTAAAGCTGGAATTGTCAGTTCTTCTTTGATGAAATCGTATCGAAAGCATGCAATCATTGTAATTTTAATACTTGGAGCTGTAATTACTCCTCCAGATCCTTTTAGTCAGGTACTCATTGCATTACCATTAATGCTACTTTATCAACTTGGCATTGTGATAGCAAAACGGATAGAAAAAAGAGAATCAAAACAAAATACGGAAACATGA
- the rpiB gene encoding ribose 5-phosphate isomerase B, with the protein MKIAIGGDHAGFQYKERLIKYLEGAGHDVTDFGPDSDASVDYPDHVHPLASSVASEDHDLGILICGSGNGVAMTANKHENVRAALCWNTEIASLSRQHNNANIICLPARFVAYEYAESLAETFVNTEFEGGRHGRRVEKINC; encoded by the coding sequence ATGAAAATAGCTATAGGTGGCGATCACGCCGGATTTCAGTATAAAGAGAGACTAATCAAGTACCTAGAAGGTGCCGGACATGATGTAACAGATTTTGGCCCTGATTCAGACGCTTCTGTTGATTATCCAGATCATGTACATCCACTAGCTTCCTCTGTGGCTTCAGAAGATCACGATCTTGGTATCTTGATCTGTGGTAGTGGTAACGGCGTGGCGATGACAGCCAATAAACATGAAAATGTTCGAGCTGCCCTGTGTTGGAATACAGAAATCGCATCATTGTCGCGGCAACACAATAACGCTAATATTATTTGCTTACCTGCAAGGTTTGTAGCCTATGAATACGCTGAAAGTCTAGCAGAGACATTTGTCAATACTGAATTTGAAGGTGGAAGACATGGACGAAGAGTAGAAAAGATTAATTGTTAA
- a CDS encoding ribosome-binding factor A, producing MESKRQVKYGKQLQKDIAEIFQKDSSHYFGSALGTVTGVSVSPDLGLARIHLSIFPISKSKEVFEHINEIKSEIRLKLGRKIGDRVRIIPELAFFLDDTEEKASHIDKLIDNLNIPSSEEEE from the coding sequence ATGGAAAGTAAGCGCCAAGTAAAATATGGAAAACAACTTCAAAAAGATATAGCTGAGATCTTTCAGAAAGATTCATCTCATTATTTTGGTTCTGCCCTGGGAACGGTCACTGGAGTTTCTGTATCACCAGATTTAGGTCTTGCAAGAATCCACCTTAGTATTTTCCCAATAAGTAAATCAAAAGAGGTTTTTGAACATATCAATGAGATCAAAAGTGAAATTCGATTGAAACTTGGGAGAAAAATTGGCGACAGAGTACGAATCATCCCGGAGCTAGCTTTTTTCCTTGACGATACAGAAGAAAAAGCTTCACACATTGATAAGTTGATTGACAATCTCAATATTCCATCTTCGGAGGAAGAAGAATGA
- a CDS encoding FtsX-like permease family protein has translation MNFPFFIARKYFLSGKKKNFINVISIISMIVVAIGTMSLILSLSVFNGLEGLLRSMYGNFDPDIVITPTAGKSFEFDSSYVKKIKSIEGVVGVSEVIEDNVLVEYKEAQRLVRMKGVNRDFDQYSGIKNVMVSGSFPLVRDSIGYALIGRGVQYDLSLSLRNDFYTLQMYYPKDIGPGVINPSKMYNLLNIIPGGIFAIEKYYDDNYVFVPIEFAKELLEYGNKISSMDVYLAQEKDAKTAKTDIQEILGSSFQVKLGEELHSDLYKVLKIEKLFVFLILVAIIGIASINIFFSLTMLVIEKKKDISILFAQGAQPKLIRNIFLYEGCIVAFSGALIGLILGIGISLVQQEFGLIGMGMGSAVINSYPVKIEVLDVALAILAIIIITIIASIQPAIKASRSFSTHTLQ, from the coding sequence ATGAATTTTCCCTTTTTTATAGCGAGGAAGTACTTTCTGTCTGGGAAGAAAAAAAACTTCATCAATGTAATCTCGATCATATCAATGATTGTGGTGGCTATTGGGACAATGAGCCTCATCCTATCTCTTTCAGTATTTAATGGGCTGGAAGGGTTGTTAAGATCGATGTATGGCAATTTTGATCCAGATATTGTTATTACTCCCACTGCTGGAAAATCTTTTGAATTTGACTCTAGCTACGTTAAAAAAATTAAATCCATAGAAGGAGTTGTTGGTGTATCTGAAGTAATCGAAGATAATGTGCTTGTAGAATACAAAGAGGCGCAGCGATTGGTTAGAATGAAAGGTGTAAATCGAGATTTTGATCAATACAGTGGAATTAAAAACGTCATGGTTTCTGGCTCATTTCCTTTAGTCAGAGATAGTATTGGGTATGCTCTGATTGGTAGAGGTGTACAATACGATCTTTCATTAAGTCTTAGAAATGATTTCTATACTCTCCAGATGTATTATCCAAAGGATATTGGTCCTGGCGTAATAAATCCATCCAAAATGTACAACCTACTTAACATCATACCTGGAGGTATTTTCGCAATTGAAAAGTACTATGATGATAACTATGTCTTTGTGCCCATCGAGTTTGCCAAAGAACTTCTTGAATACGGAAATAAGATATCGTCGATGGATGTATACTTAGCGCAGGAAAAAGATGCAAAGACTGCAAAGACAGACATACAGGAAATCCTTGGATCGTCATTCCAGGTAAAGTTGGGAGAGGAGCTTCATAGTGATCTATACAAAGTCTTAAAAATCGAAAAATTATTTGTCTTTCTGATTTTAGTAGCAATCATAGGCATTGCATCAATCAACATTTTCTTCTCACTTACAATGTTGGTCATTGAAAAGAAAAAAGACATCTCTATTCTTTTTGCTCAAGGAGCCCAACCAAAGCTTATTCGAAATATCTTTCTTTATGAAGGTTGCATTGTTGCTTTTTCTGGCGCGCTCATTGGTCTTATTTTAGGCATAGGCATTAGTCTTGTACAGCAAGAATTTGGATTAATAGGAATGGGTATGGGTTCTGCGGTAATAAATAGCTACCCAGTTAAGATCGAAGTTTTGGATGTTGCATTAGCTATTCTTGCTATCATAATTATCACTATTATTGCTTCTATTCAGCCAGCAATTAAGGCTAGTAGATCATTTTCTACACATACATT